Proteins found in one Pieris napi chromosome 11, ilPieNapi1.2, whole genome shotgun sequence genomic segment:
- the LOC125053827 gene encoding adenylate cyclase type 10-like: MNFRRPRTRSRRNSLNFIVNSEKWRNHGKRISRRDDDFLEEDSEDDIAQAGELKDWVERFYVRKSVCVDKSDQDVEVKLNKKQTLILSTLVPDEILLIDKFSSEDSTRFVGVLLMADVSGYTALSEKYNTYGKGGTYRLTVTLNTYLGSLIEIIYSHGGDVIKFAGDAFLALWKTDKRTFINHTIHTAIACALIIQHSFGSYETDVKVNLKVKLAISAGNLIFSPIGTGIDMNYVIFGLPVLEAKAAESACASGEVKLTPSAWGHCYSRNYDHVVDANGYVTIKAILYDPHEKDVTKPFLGFGPLIRQIKKPFISIESLPEFLYMSPNELSAADISKRNEILSLRKAILQAEDKDIGSEIRKFMIRPILTQIDAHQPLEYLTEMRQVSILFITLKPRECPFSQLITIINNSYQITCEIVYKSMGCVNKIILFDKDVMILVIFGLRGFKHESEAQAALKCAYSIKKSVSALDGVLEVSIGVTTGQVYCGVVGHPLRREFTVIGAVVNKAARFMCGFRNKITCDEATYVKSKLSSNGFTLQPSIELKGINTPGKIYEYTEEIRVKELFEIPIIAPLLNRVDEMEYFQNWIKDYHLPFRDFDALLLIGEPRLGKTRLLEWMARYAKSKQFKVCYLTLTSVHSASQYLAVSQIIDLLLDIKHPVKGFEKEERIVKLLKYYTDDFCYLNNILKLRFAYHEGVSLQNDEMQNEKAKEIFKKLLFSIAEPVVIFIDDLQNLDPLSWEFLSIFFSCTKIFVVFTVTRGKFSTIHSWLYSVFISTNIRKIVLGPLNSTWVAPLACQILDVDAVPNDLCNALRIKCNGMPGLIESFIIHLFSSGSLEIKSIKDLGEWKEEDLQFPEKSVLHPIALNDTDQSELDQLIQDNTTGDIKICVVSKKEELKTDVNVQNMDVLIMIQIDSLTPYQQLLLKIASVIGNVISRDLLENIMYENDPITTAKAVKRLFAMRIFTCGNAKYRYNRKTTSTLTIGSDISLRGDLTCDCYFEFDSENINKLPKYAFCKVMKFRNKNSRKTCYELLPLNQKKEFHSRVVNYLESQKQKCSDCGGTIIIVQSIASLYNDDYHKIRENEIQNESLTDEENDEIGSSKQNTSKHSTSLSIIPELAQNSSHNNEPKGTTSEILAKRESIHSQTQQTNSAQFTSILKTTKSVDDSIKRKSIKRVTMSNLVFRDISIDTIKSYAVFDMFRAVMEASKISDWKDLGIIDDEDSDKNNDKKSYKLNIEKGVSKTDFNKCTCSDLNIIIYEQLIHHATEAGLKCKVLEFLIRYSELSILANNFENAIPQLETAEKILLSDKSIDNLTKFDRKKFIGKIYALQAASYLMSNKLMASKIHIEKAAKIYNINLRKLSDLTDFRYIYNYIKSKRPKYRLQDSCLKSDSIFCLNVATMLFSTLEDLKTARVAALRALYLVQKVDCNNIDLCDAFTNAIQIELDNGKPDLTENIEGIAITTLKNLSRPIQADELFALGKMFMATFRARTARGKLAAGIRSGFRALVISRFLHADKISLDIIPDLFYILLCRSRIEEAVDVMKLLLELSQTHNSLECETWYYALAIDMILDCGFQIESPQEISRFAEYAISVGKSAGISRRRLVVGIWTYWLRVDVERKAKRFENEALNWCGNENDDGSLKTLLSALRLAEGMLESLAKKVDDLRKVVDLMELRSLADKELMRLEQDTKVLKAIGPRWLLLKANSLNLSARCNAAKATFTQALDEARKINNRLEESMILAALANSQLWIQSGKAGTFLEWWTGADNARSSWHQIMYKINNTTRQ; the protein is encoded by the exons ATGAACTTCCGAAGGCCGCGCACACGTTCTCGACGGAATTCCCTTAATTTCATAGTCAATAGTGAGAAATGGAGAAATCACGGTAAAAGGATATCGCGAAGAGATGATGATTTCTTGGAAGAAGACTCGGAAGATGATATTGCACAG GCTGGTGAGCTTAAAGATTGGGTGGAACGGTTCTATGTCCGCAAGAGCGTGTGCGTGGACAAGTCGGATCAAGATGTAGAGGTTAAattgaacaaaaaacaaacactCATTCTTTCTACATTAGTTCCTGATGAAATTCTTCTCATAGATAA ATTCAGTTCCGAGGATTCTACTCGATTTGTAGGAGTTCTCTTAATGGCCGACGTATCCGGATACACTGCTTTATCTGAGAAATACAATACCTACGGCAAAGGCGGCACATACAGACTTACAGTCACTCTAAATACTTACCTTGGGTCTCTCATAGAAATAATTTACAGTCATGGTGGCGatgttataaaatttgcaGGCGATGCATTTCTGGCACTCTGGAAGACAGATAAGAGAACATTCATTAATCATACAATACATACTGCCATTGCTTGTGCTCTAATTATACAGCACTCCTTTGGTTCTTACGAAACTGATGTTAAAGTGAATCTCAAAGTAAAACTGGCTATATCGGCAGGCAACCTAATTTTTTCTCCCATAGGAACCGGTATAGATAtgaattatgttatatttggATTGCCGGTCCTAGAAGCAAAAGCTGCTGAGAGCGCATGTGCCTCCGGTGAAGTAAAATTAACACCCTCGGCATGGGGGCATTGTTATTCTCGAAATTATGATCATGTTGTTGATGCTAATGGttacgtaactataaaagctATATTATACGACCCTCACGAAAAAGATGTCACCAAACCCTTCCTAGGATTTGGTCCTTTAATAcgacaaataaaaaaaccatttatttctATCGAAAGCCTTCCAGAATTTCTTTACATGTCACCCAATGAATTAAGCGCGGCTGATATATCAAAGCGCAATGAAATACTTAGTCTACGTAAAGCAATATTGCAAGCGGAAGATAAAGATATTGGTTCAGAGATCAGAAAGTTTATGATTAGACCTATACTTACGCAAATTGACGCCCATCAGCCCTTAGAATATTTAACGGAAATGAGACAAGTTTCAATTCTTTTCATAACCTTAAAGCCGAGAGAGTGTCCCTTTTCACaacttataacaataataaataattcttatcAAATTACGTGTGAAATTGTGTATAAATCAATGGgatgtgtaaataaaataattttatttgataaggATGTAATGATTTTAGTGATATTTGGATTAAGAGGCTTTAAACATGAATCAGAAGCACAGGCAGCATTGAAATGTGCTTACAGCATTAAGAAATCTGTATCGGCATTAGACGGTGTCTTGGAAGTGTCTATAGGCGTAACAACAGGTCAAGTGTATTGCGGAGTAGTTGGACACCCACTGCGTAGGGAATTTACAGTAATTGGGGCTGTAGTTAACAAAGCTGCGAGATTCATGTGTGGATTTCGGAATAAGATAACGTGTGATGAAGCCacttatgtaaaaagtaaactGTCGAGTAATGGATTCACTTTGCAGCCTTCAATAGAACTAAAAGGGATAAATACTCCTGGTAAAATATATGAGTACACAGAAGAAATAAGAGTTAaagaattatttgaaattccAATTATTGCGCCTTTATTAAATCGCGTTGATGAAAtggaatattttcaaaattggatTAAAGATTATCACCTACCATTTCGGGATTTTGATGCATTATTACTTATAGGTGAACCTCGTTTAGGAAAGACAAGGTTGTTAGAATGGATGGCTCGTTATGCGAAAAGTAAACAGTTTAAGGTTTGCTATTTAACTTTGACCTCAGTACATTCCGCATCACAATATTTAGCAGTAAGTCAAATCATAGATCTATTGTTAGACATTAAACATCCTGTCAAAGGTTTTGAGAAGGAGGAAAGAATTGTTAAACTGTTAAAGTATTATACAGACGACTTttgttacttaaataatatccTTAAATTGCGTTTCGCCTACCATGAAGGCGTAAGTTTACAGAATGATGAAATGCAGAACGAAAAAGCCAAAGagatattcaaaaaattacttttttctaTCGCCGAACCAGTTGTGATATTTATAGATGATCTTCAAAATTTAGATCCACTATCTTGGGAGTTTTTATCGATTTTCTTCAGCTGTACGAAAATCTTTGTAGTTTTTACTGTAACACGTGGTAAATTTAGTACTATTCATAGCTGGCTCTatagtgtttttattagcaCCAACATTAGGAAAATTGTTTTAGGCCCGTTAAATTCGACCTGGGTAGCACCTCTGGCTTGTCAAATATTAGACGTCGATGCTGTGCCAAATGATCTTTGCAATGCATTACGTATCAAATGTAATGGAATGCCTGGTTTAATTGAAAGTTtcataattcatttattttctagCGGTTCGttagaaattaaaagtattaaagaTTTAGGTGAGTGGAAAGAAGAAGACCTACAGTTTCCAGAAAAGTCTGTATTACATCCAATAGCTTTGAATGACACTGACCAGTCAGAATTAGACCAGTTAATACAAGATAATACCACAGGAGATATAAAGATATGTGTCGTATCAAAAAAAGAAGAATTAAAAACTGATGTCAATGTTCAAAACATGgatgttttaataatgataCAAATAGATTCACTAACACCATATCagcaattacttttaaaaatcgcATCGGTTATAGGCAATGTCATTTCAAGGGATTTATTAGAGAATATAATGTATGAAAACGACCCAATAACAACAGCAAAAGCTGTAAAACGACTTTTTGCAATGCGAATTTTTACGTGTGGAAACGCAAAATACAGATATAATCGAAAAACTACATCGACTTTAACTATAGGATCAGATATTTCCTTAAGAGGCGACTTAACATGTGActgttattttgaatttgattctgaaaatattaataaacttcCAAAATACGCATTTTGTAAAGTAATGAAattcagaaataaaaattcccGAAAAACATGTTATGAACTTTTACCATTAAATCAGAAAAAGGAATTTCACTCTCGTGtagtaaattatttggaatcccaaaaacaaaaatgctCCGACTGTGGAggtacaattattattgttcagTCTATCGCGAGCTTGTATAATGACgattatcacaaaatcagAGAGAACGAAATCCAAAATGAAAGTTTAACTGATGAAGAAAATGATGAAATTGGAAGTAGTAAGCAAAATACAAGTAAGCACTCTACTTCCCTTTCAATCATACCAGAACTGGCTCAAAATTCAAGCCATAATAATGAACCCAAAGGAACAACAAGTGAAATATTAGCTAAACGAGAATCTATTCATAGTCAAACCCAACAAACAAATAGTGCGCAATTTACgtctatattaaaaactactaaaaGTGTTGATGATAGTATAAAACGAAAGTCAATAAAACGTGTTACTATGTCCAATCTCGTTTTTAGAGATATAAGTATAGACACCATAAAAAGTTACGCTGTATTCGATATGTTTCGAGCTGTTATGGAAGCCAGTAAAATTAGCGATTGGAAAGATCTAGGAATCATTGACGACGAAGATAGTGACAAAAATAACGACAAGAAATCgtataagttaaatattgaGAAAGGGGTATCAAAAACCGATTTTAACAAATGCACTTGTTCAGATttgaacattattatttatgagcAACTAATACATCACGCTACTGAAGCCGGACTAAAATGCAAAGTATTAGAGTTTCTTATTAGATATAGTGAGTTGAGTATTCTAGCAAATAATTTCGAAAATGCCATCCCCCAACTCGAAACAGctgaaaaaatactattatctGACAAGTCTATTGATAATTTAACCAAGTTTGACAGAAAAAAGTTTATAGGTAAAATATATGCTTTACAAGCAGCTTCTTATTTGATGAGCAATAAATTGATGGCTTCGAAAATTCACATAGAAAAAGCtgcaaaaatttataatattaacttaagaAAATTATCTGACTTGACAGATTTtcgatacatttataattatatcaaGTCTAaacgacccaaatatcggttACAAGATTCTTGTTTGAAATCAGactcaatattttgtttaaacgTGGCTACCATGCTTTTTTCTACATTAGAAGATTTAAAAACTGCTAGAGTCGCAGCTCTACGAGCTTTATATTTAGTACAAAAAGTTGACTGCAATAACATTGATTTATGTGACGCATTCACCAATGCTATTCAAATTGAACTCGACAATGGAAAACCAGATCTTACAGAAAATATCGAAGGCATAGCTATTACGACTTTAAAGAATCTATCAAGACCTATTCAAGCCGATGAGTTATTTGCCTTAGGCAAAATGTTTATGGCTACGTTTCGCGCAAGAACAGCACGAGGTAAACTTGCAGCTGGAATTCGTTCTGGATTTCGTGCTTTAGTCATCAGCCGATTCCTACACGCtgataaaatatctttagatATAATACcggatttattttatattcttctGTGTCGTAGTCGTATAGAAGAAGCTGTTGATGTTATGAAACTTTTACTGGAATTAAGTCAAACTCATAATTCATTAGAATGCGAGACGTGGTACTACGCCCTTGCTATTGATATGATTTTGGATTGTGGCTTCCAGATAGAATCCCCTCAAGAAATTAGTCGTTTTGCTGAATATGCAATAAGCGTTGGAAAATCAGCTGGTATTAGTAGGAGACGACTCGTAGTTGGAATATGGACGTACTGGCTTCGCGTGGATGTAGAACGTAAAGCAAAACGTTTTGAAAACGAAGCATTAAATTGGTGTGGAAATGAAAATGATGATGGctcattaaaaactttattaagtgCCTTACGATTAGCCGAGGGCATGTTGGAAAGCTTGGCAAAAAAAGTTGATGACTTAAGAAAA GTTGTTGATTTGATGGAACTGCGATCATTAGCTGACAAAGAATTGATGCGGTTGGAACAAGACACGAAAGTTTTGAAAGCTATAGGACCCAGGTGGCTTTTACTAAAGgcaaattcattaaatttatctGCACGCTGCAATGCTGCCAAGGCAACTTTTACACAG GCATTAGACGAAGCTcgtaaaataaacaatcgcTTGGAAGAATCAATGATTCTAGCTGCTCTTGCAAATTCTCAACTTTGGATACAAAGTGGCAAAGCTGGAACATTCCTAGAATGGTGGACCGGCGCCGACAACGCACGGTCTTCTTGGCATCAGATTAtgtataagataaataatacCACTCGACAATAA
- the LOC125053829 gene encoding cysteine sulfinic acid decarboxylase — protein MMEQKSFLDRVLKIVKDETAPNVPLIEFRHPKELEEILKDDISISDPVSDQQLEESVRKVLHYSVKTNKPTFKNQLYGGTDPYGLAGTWIAEAFNTSQYTYEVAPVFTLIENKMLNHILKLFGFPDGDGIFSPGGSISMLYAIVAARFKAFPEVKSKGIRNLPEMVMYSSESCHYSIMKAAHWLGLGTESVRLIKSNQCGQMVIEELETVLKNDINSNKVPIMVNGTAGTTVLGAIDNLDKIADICAEYGVWMHVDACWGGSLMLSQKFRTKLKGIERANSISWNPHKMAGAPLQCSLFLLKERGLLHEANSAAAQYLFQQDKFYDVRYDTGDKSIQCGRKIDAFKLWMIWKARGDKGLNQMTDYVMELAEFCLETVALRPGFRLVSAPLQCPNVCFWYIPSFMRHQTEDEKWWGLMHKITPKIKEILMTSSRMMVAYSPHKEHKNFFRLAFTFHPKLKDKDIIEMLQAIEDCGEMITIENL, from the exons ATGATGGAGCAGAAAAGCTTTCTTGACAGAGTACTGAAGATTGTCAAAGATGAAACAGCTCCAAATGTACCACTTATCGAGTTCAGACACCCGAAGGAGTTAGAG GAAATACTCAAAGATGACATAAGCATATCTGACCCGGTATCTGACCAACAACTGGAGGAGTCTGTGCGAAAAGTGTTACACTATAGTGTGAAAACCAATAAACCAACTTTCAAAAACCAATTGTATGGCGGGACTGATCCGTATGGCCTTGCGGGGACTTGGATCGCTGAGGCCTTTAATACTAGTCA atACACATACGAAGTGGCCCCAGTGTTCACTTTGATAGAAAACAAAATGTTGAACCACATTCTCAAGTTATTTGGTTTCCCTGATGGTGACGGCATTTTCAGTCCCGGTGGAAGTATATCTATGCTGTATGCTATAGTTGCAGCTAGGTTCAAAGCCTTCCCAGAAGTAAAATCAAAGGGAATTAGGAATCTGCCAGAAATGGTTATGTATTCATCGGAAAGC tGTCATTATTCCATAATGAAAGCTGCGCATTGGCTTGGTCTTGGCACGGAAAGTGTGCGgctaattaaaagtaatcaaTGTGGACAAATGGTTATAGAAGAACTTGAAACGGTTTTGAAAAATGacataaatagtaataaagtaCCAATCATGGTGAATGGTACTGCTGGCACTACAGTTTTGGGGGCCATAGATAACCTGGACAAAATAGCTGATATCTGCGCTGAGTATGGTGTTTGGATGCATGTTGAT GCATGTTGGGGAGGCAGTCTCATGCTATCACAAAAGTTTCGAACGAAATTAAAAGGAATTGAGAG AGCAAACTCCATTTCATGGAACCCGCATAAGATGGCTGGTGCTCCTCTGCAGTGCTCCTTATTCCTTTTGAAGGAGAGAGGACTATTGCATGAAGCAAACTCAGCTGCAGCGCAGTACCTTTTCCAACAAGATAAGTTCTACGATGTCCGTTACGATACAGGGGACAAGAGTATACAGTGTGGAAGAAAG atagacgCATTCAAGCTGTGGATGATTTGGAAGGCGCGTGGTGATAAGGGACTGAACCAAATGACAGACTATGTCATGGAGTTGGCTGAGTTTTGTTTGGAGACTGTGGCCCTTAGACCAGGATTTCGTCTCGTGTCTGCTCCTTTACAATGCCCTAACGTATGTTTCTGGTATATACCAAGCTTTATGCGGCACCAAACTGAGGATGAGAAGTGGTGGGGACTGATGCATAAG ataACGCCAAAAATCAAAGAAATCCTGATGACAAGCTCACGTATGATGGTTGCTTACTCCCCTCATAAAGAACACAAAAACTTCTTCCGACTCGCCTTCACCTTTCATCCAAAACTTAAAGATAAAGATATAATAGAAATGTTACAGGCGATAGAGGACTGCGGAGAAATGATCACCAttgaaaatttgtaa